Proteins encoded in a region of the Ptychodera flava strain L36383 chromosome 4, AS_Pfla_20210202, whole genome shotgun sequence genome:
- the LOC139130567 gene encoding minichromosome maintenance domain-containing protein 2-like, translated as MDSTEQLGLKQAALMYLDKSGALQKLREKCLVYANSKQVHTVYNFVLTLNPMELAEINAEFCNLVLNQVSSAANIFQEVCFTAIQTLSLLPTVENSSQVLVHLRVNDIPNLPSYQLDPYDLWSCKADKRFYKFRGVVCSMSTITKYTQAARYYCPVSSCDGSSGHHYIRIHTTGASEFQTIRNDFVCMFCGSTLVEDVACRLLADKVVVQMLADKALKCCWKISSERVRHQSVTVVLRGDLASDVTIGGTYSVIGIPMYMYRQADISVTFEANNIIEVNNESQEFHQDYTCDPTACIPSSVQTLYNDRMSSSWSFVASLAYIFGSDITPAGSYFRLKLGMLLSLVQKPEICKKKTRESRGLNVLAVGSDTVILNRLLMHGASFASCHLHHTGNDSLFATVTKNTTGTGACTIDGGSLMLCRDGICTLGDLTYYKKDCRDSLLYAMEHSAITINIPKKYSEQTLHQQVSVPIRCNIWAYVAANYKSSTNNDIFTQQDYGNIPRIFADPFGMMYICASPDTCWDNYVETCLMNQILTNAVLDETQRYTIQSVVSTEDLQKVSNGIKGTSINFKIFVLLLLKESQNL; from the exons ATGGATTCAACAGAACAGTTGGGACTCAAACAAGCAGCTCTGATGTATCTTGACAAAAGTGGAGCGCTCCAGAAACTGAGAGAGAAATGTCTCGTGTATGCAAACAGCAAGCAG GTACACACCGTCTACAATTTTGTTCTTACTTTGAATCCAATGGAACTGGCTGAAATTAATG CTGAATTCTGCAACCTTGTTCTCAATCAAGTCTCTTCAGCTGCCAACATTTTTCAAGAG GTATGCTTTACAGCTATCCAGACACTTTCACTCTTGCCCACTGTGGAAAATTCAAGTCAAGTTCTAGTTCATCTTAGAGTTAATGACATACCAAATTTACCAAG TTATCAGCTTGATCCATATGATCTGTGGAGTTGCAAGGCAGACAAAAGATTCTACAAGTTTAGGGGTGTAGTTTGCAGTATGTCAACCATCACAAAGTACAC ACAAGCTGCCAGATACTACTGTCCAGTCTCATCGTGTGATGGGTCAAGTGGTCATCATTATATCAGAATACATACAACCGGAGCATCAGAATTTCAAACTATCAG AAACGACTTTGTGTGTATGTTCTGTGGATCAACACTAGTAGAAGATGTAGCTTGCAGACTGCTAGCAG ATAAGGTGGTTGTGCAGATGTTGGCAGACAAAGCTTTGAAATGTTGCTGgaagatttcatcagaaagagTAAGACATCAATCTGTTACAGTGGTTTTGAGAG GTGATCTTGCATCTGATGTAACAATTGGTGGAACATATTCTGTCATTGGAAttccaatgtacatgtaccgtcAAGCTGATATTTCTGTTACATTTGAG GCAAATAATATCATTGAAGTCAACAATGAAAGTCAG GAATTCCATCAAGATTACACCTGTGATCCGACTGCATGTATTCCTTCGTCAGTTCAGACATTATATAATG ACAGAATGTCTTCATCGTGGAGTTTCGTTGCAAGTCTGGCATATATCTTTGGAAGTGACATAACACCAGCAGGATCTTACTTCAGACTGAAGTTGGGTATGCTACTTAGTCTCGTCCAAAAAccagaaatatgcaaaaag AAAACGAGAGAGTCAAGAGGTCTGAATGTGCTTGCAGTGGGCAGTGATACAGTGATATTGAATAGATTGTTAATGCATGGTGCTTCCTTTGCTAGCTGTCACTTACATCACACTGGAAATGACTCATTGTTTGCAACTGTTACAAAGAATACTACTGGTACTGGAGCATGTACTATAGATG GCGGATCTTTGATGCTGTGTAGGGATGGTATTTGTACACTTGGAGATTTAACATATTATAAGAAAGATTGCAGAGACAGTCTTCTCTATG CAATGGAGCATAGTGCAATAACCATCAACATACCAAAGAAATACAGTGAACAGACCCTGCATCAACAGGTGTCTGTTCCAATTAGATGCAATATATGGGCCTATGTTGCTGCCAATTACAAAAGTAGTACAAACAACGACATATTCACACAACAA GATTATGGTAATATTCCCAGGATCTTTGCTGA TCCCTTTGGAATGATGTACATCTGTGCAAGTCCTGATACTTGTTGGGATAATTATGTAGAAACCTGTCTCATGAATCAGATCCTCACAAATGCAGTGCTCGATGAGACACAACGATATACGATTCAGTCAGTTGTCTCAACAGAAGATTTACAAAAAGTAAGTAATGGCATTAAAGGCACTTccataaacttcaagatatttgtacttttgttgctgAAAGAATCTCAAAATTTATAA